The Candidatus Endomicrobium procryptotermitis genomic interval ATAGGGTACGGCACTGTAGGCAAAGGCGTAGTAAAAATTTTGGAAGAAAACAAAAAAATAGCATTGCGTAAAGTCGGAAAACCGGTGAAAATCAAGTCAATATGTGATTTAAACCCGATAGACAGGCCAGAACTTTACGTTAAAAATTTCAAAGACATCATAAAAGATCCAGAAATCGATTTAATCATAGAACTTATCGGAGGATACGAGCCCGCAAGAACGATAATTCTAGAAGCTCTGCAAGCCGGAAAAAACGTCGTTACTGCAAACAAAGCTGTTTTGGCAAAATATTGGGACCAGATTTTTACTACGGCTCAGAATTGCCAAAAATCGATTTATTATGAAGCTTCGGTTGGCGGCGTTATTCCTGTCGTTCAGGGTTTAAGCGAAGGAATGGCTTCAGAAGAAATTCTTGAAATCAAAGGCATTTTAAATGGTACGACAAATTTCATTTTAAGTGAAATGACAAAAAAAGGTGTTGACTACGATGAAGCTTTAAAAGCCGCTCAAAAAGCGGGTTTTGCGGAAGCTGACCCTTCATTTGATGTTAATGGCATAGATACAGCAAATAAGTTAGCCATACTTGCTTCGCTTGCATGGGGCGGCTGGATAAAAGTCAAAAACATTTCCGTAAAAGGTATAGGAGATCTGGACATAGCTGACGTTTTAATAGCGCAGGAGTTCGGTTATGACATAAAACTTATCGGTTCGGCGCAAAAAACAAAAGCTGGAATAGATTTATCTGTACAGCCGTGTCTGGTAAAACACGGACATGCCTTTGCAACCGTTGAAAATGAATATAATGCCGTAACGATTACCGGAAAAGATTCGGATGATGTTTTGTTTTACGGCAAAGGAGCAGGACAACTGCCTGCTGCAAGTGCAGTCGTTTCTGACATAATAAATCTTTCAAAATTTATAGTTACAAATACAGCAGGAATCGTGCCGGATGTAATTTACGATAAAAAAACAAAAATAAAAATTCTTCCATCCGGAAAAAGTAAGAGTTCTTATTATCTGCGTTTCAACGTTGTGGACAAACCGGGCGTTCTTGCAAAGATTTCCGGCATTTTGGGTAAATACAAAGTTTCAATTGCAAGCCTTTCACAGCCCGATATGGAAGAAGACGGCATTACCCAGATAATAATTACGACTCATATGACAAATCGAGAAAATCTTGAAAAAGCGTTAAAACAAATAGACGCAGCAAAAACCATAGTAAAATCCAAAACAGTAAAAATAAAAATAGAATTCTAATATCCTTGCAGACGGAAAAATATAAAAGCATAAAAGGAGGCTGAGAAGCAGTAACCTTGCGTGCAAGCCGCATGATTTATGCTCTTGTTCTTTATCCAGCCTTCATCTTCATATTAAAATACTAAAACAATAACATCTGAAAATTAAATTATGTTCCCACAGAGCCGAAAACTGTCCAAAGAACCGTAGTTTGTACATCAGAAACCTAAAAATAGTCCTGTGGAATAACCGTGTCGAATTTTGTTTCGACGCGCTTTACTTGTCAGAAAAACACTCAGTTTGCCGATTTTAGCTTTTCACATAAGCCAAAAATCTTTAAATAATGTAAACTTTATACAAAATAATTAAAATTGACCGTGTTTTTTTTATATTATAGAATTTTTTAGATTTATTAAAAGAGGATAAGCGGCTAAATGGAAAAACTTATTTTGGAAATCATAGACGGACAGCAGATTACAAAAGAAGAAGCATCAAAACTTTTTGATTTTGAAATTGAAGAACTTTTTTTTGCAGCTTCAAAAATACGTAAAAAATATAAAGGCAACAAAGTAAAAATTTGTTCCATTATCAATGCAAAATCGGGACAATGCAGCGAAAACTGTAAATTTTGTGCACAATCTGCTCATCATAAAACAAATGTCAATGTCTATCCTTTAGTTTCAAACGAAAAAATAGAAGAAGTTTCAAATAAAGCTCTTGAAAACGCCGGATGTTTTGGCATAGTTTCAAGTGGAAACAATTTAACCGATGAAGAAATAGACAGACTTTGCGATTTGCTTAAAAAGCATAAAAAATCAGACCATTTTGGCATGTCCGTAGGATATCTATCCGATGAAAATTTAAAAAAACTTCAAAAAGCCGGCTTAAAAAAGCTTCATCATAATCTGGAAACTTCCGAAAGTTTTTTTCCAAATATCTGTACAACGCACAGTTATGAGGAAAGAAAAAACACTATAAAAAGGGCAAAAGCTTTGGGGTACGAAATATGCTCGGGTGGATTATTCGGCATGGGCGAATCCGTTAAAGACAGAATAGAATTGGCTTTTACATTAAAAGAACTCGGAGCGGACAGCGTTCCAATG includes:
- a CDS encoding homoserine dehydrogenase, with the protein product MKKKYINAGLIGYGTVGKGVVKILEENKKIALRKVGKPVKIKSICDLNPIDRPELYVKNFKDIIKDPEIDLIIELIGGYEPARTIILEALQAGKNVVTANKAVLAKYWDQIFTTAQNCQKSIYYEASVGGVIPVVQGLSEGMASEEILEIKGILNGTTNFILSEMTKKGVDYDEALKAAQKAGFAEADPSFDVNGIDTANKLAILASLAWGGWIKVKNISVKGIGDLDIADVLIAQEFGYDIKLIGSAQKTKAGIDLSVQPCLVKHGHAFATVENEYNAVTITGKDSDDVLFYGKGAGQLPAASAVVSDIINLSKFIVTNTAGIVPDVIYDKKTKIKILPSGKSKSSYYLRFNVVDKPGVLAKISGILGKYKVSIASLSQPDMEEDGITQIIITTHMTNRENLEKALKQIDAAKTIVKSKTVKIKIEF
- the bioB gene encoding biotin synthase BioB, encoding MEKLILEIIDGQQITKEEASKLFDFEIEELFFAASKIRKKYKGNKVKICSIINAKSGQCSENCKFCAQSAHHKTNVNVYPLVSNEKIEEVSNKALENAGCFGIVSSGNNLTDEEIDRLCDLLKKHKKSDHFGMSVGYLSDENLKKLQKAGLKKLHHNLETSESFFPNICTTHSYEERKNTIKRAKALGYEICSGGLFGMGESVKDRIELAFTLKELGADSVPMNFLMPVKGTALENITPLAPVEILKTIAVFRIILQTPDIMICGGREINLRDLQSMIFYAGANGTMSGGYLTTWGRDPKTDKQMIKDLGLEIDPHR